CACAGGCTGGAGGAGTTTATGATTGTCCAAAAGAAGATGCCAAGAAATTCTATAGCTTACTTGAAGAGGAAAACCAAGAATTATTTTCTGGTTGTATAGGTTTCTCTAAATTATCATTCACACTTCGCTTATATTTGTTGAAGTTTTTACATGGATGGAGCAATGAATCATTCACTTCTCTTCTAGAGTTATTAAAAGAGGCGATGTCCGAGTTGAACATTCCTCAATCTTACAATAAAACCAAGTCTATGGTTAAGAATCTTGGTCtggattatgataaaattgatgcatgtccaaatgattgcatgttgttCAGGAATGATCATAAGGATGACAAATTTTGTCATAATTGTAGAGCTTCACGATATATTCAAGCTCCTAAAGTTGATAGTGAGCTTGAGTCTTCAAAAAAACAACATCGAGTTTCTGCAAAGACTTTGAGACACTTTCCATTAATTCCTAGACTCAAAAGGCTATTTATGTGCTCAAAGACGGCAGATTCTTTGAGGTGGCATGAAGAGGAACGTTCTAAAGATGGAAAGTTAAGGCATCCCGCTGATGGTCTAGCATGGAAAGACTTTGATAGGGTGCATCCAGATTTCGCACAAGATTGTCGCAATGTGAGACTTGGCTTGTCAAGTGATGGATTCAATCCATTTCGTACCATGAGTATATCACATAGCACATGGccaattatgttgatgatttataaTCTGTCGCCTTGGATGTGCATGAAATCTGAATATTCCATACTTTCTTTACTTATACCTGGACCGCAATCACCTGGAAAtgacattgatatttacttacaaccattgatagacgagttaaaattattatgggaTTCTGGGGTTGAAACATAAGATGCTTCCAGAAATGAAACTTTTCAAATGCGGGTAACTCTTATGTGGACAATGAGTGATTTTCCTGCATATGTTATGTTATCTGGTTGGAGTACAAAAGGAAAGTTTGCTTACCCTTGGTGTAACTATGGCACTAATTCTCGCTATCTTAAACATAGTCAGAAAATGTTCTATATGGATCATCGTGTTTTTCTACCGATGGATCATCCATGGAGATCAAACAAAAGATCATTCAATGGAAAAACTGAATTTAGGCCTCCTCCAGCTCCTTTAAAGGGAATTGATGTTCTTAATATCTTACGTgattttgaaaatgtgtttgggaagaagaaaaagagatcaTATGATGGCCCATggaaaaaaaggtcaaatttttttgaattaccttACTTGAAACACAACTTGTTACGTCACAACCTTGATGTAATGCACATAGAGAAGAACATAGTTGATAGCATACTTGGAACTCTTTTGGATATTTCAGGAAAAACAAAAGATCATGCAAAAGCACGgtattatttaaaagatatggGAATTAGGAAGAACCTTCATCCACAAGATACAGAAGATAGTAAGAGAACAAAGTTTACAAAGGCATGCTTCTCAATGACAAATGGAGAGAAATCCATcttttgtggagttttaaagaCAGCTAAGCTACCTGATGGTAGTGCCTCCAATATATCTAGGTGTGTGCACTTGGATGAAAGAAAGGTGTCTAATTATAAAACCCATGATGCTCCTTTTATGTTACATTACTTGCTTCCAATACCAATTAAAAGCATTCTTCCTGATCATGTGGCTATTCCTTTGATTCGTCTAAGTTCCTTCTTCCATCGTTTGTGACAAAAAGTAATCACATTGGAGGAACTGGATTGCTTAGAAGTAGAGATCATAGAAACTAGTAAATCAGTTGGAGCGAATTTTTCctccttcattttttgatatCATGATTCATTTGCCTATTCATTTGGTGAATGAAGTGAGATTAGGCGGACCAGTGCAAAATCGATGGATGTATTCCACTGAAAGAGAAATGGgtacattcaaatcatacattCGCAATAGGCGTTTTCCAGAAGGTTGCATAGCAGAGACACGAGTGGGAATAGATTGCATGAAtttattctcaaaatatttgaatCGGGGTGTAAATACCAGATTTAATAGGAGAGCGCGAAACAATGATGAATGTGACCCAAGTGATGCAGAACCTGTGAGTTTGTTTTCTAACAAAGGAGTTCCTTTAGGAGCAAAGAAAACTGATCCAATCATTTTAGATGACAAGTCACTAAGTCAGGCACATGCATACTTATTGGGAAATTGTGACGATGTTCAAGAATATATTAGGTACCTTAATTTGAATATACCATTccttttgtttaattaatttttatcttatttaatttattattttaacaaatatagtataaattttgTAGAGAGCATGAGCAAGTTAATAATCAGTCAAGAAGATCTAAATGGAGCAAAGCCAAGaatcattttcaaaacttttttcaATGGTTTAAAACTCGTGCTTTGCAAGAGGATGTGCCAGATTTAATAAAACAATTGTCTAGAGGACCAAATTCTGTTGCAAAAAGATATTCTGGGTATCTCATAAATGATTATAGATTCCATGTTAGGCAGCATGATGCAAGGCGTAAAACACAAAATAGTGGTGTTACACTAATTGCCTCAACTACAAGCTTTGCAAGCTCAAAGGATAAAAATCGGATTGCTGCAGATTTGACTTATTATGGTAGAATagttgatattgttgaattaaaCTATTACAACCATTTTAAGGTTGTTTTATTTAAGTGTGATTGGTATGAGTTTGAAAAAGATGTTTATGGCCTTACTTATGTCTACTTTAACAAGAGATGCTCTCAGGAAGAGCCTTTTGTGCTTGCATCTCAAGTACACCAATGATTCTATGTGCAAGATCCATATGATCAAGATAAACATTATGTTATGAAGACTGTTCCAAGAGACTTGTTTAACATGGGTGATGAAGTTGAATCTAATCTCCCACAAAGTTATGAAAATGAGCCATCTGAACATTCGAAGGGTCCATCTATACCAAAAGATAATGGTGAAGTACTCTTAATAAGGACTGATTTAGCAGAAACAATCATTGATGTGCCTGTGGAGGAATTTGTCAATCAACAACTTGAAGTCGAGTATGAAGAGGAGTTTGAAGATGAGTTCGAAGATGAGTCTGAAAATGAGTATGAAAATGAGTTTTCAGATGCGTTTGAAGACGAGTCtgaaaatgagtatgaagatgAGTCTGATGATGAAGTTGAGTCTGAAGAAGTGTCTGAATAAGACACACCATGAGTTTCATTATTGTTGTGATGATCATATAGTGCTCACTCACTGTTTTTGtaatataatagtttttttttgtaaaatacattaatatatctaataTGTGGAATGTAATATGTTGCCTTCTTatctgattattattttattgaggaaCCTATACTTCTAGCttatttttgcttgatttggttgtttgttatttatatactttctggtttcattttattatcagGCAGTTGGCATTAGAGGCATTCAACTCTGTAGTTTGAAGTTGCTTCTGGTTTGGTCGTTGTCCTGAATTTGTCGCTCCGAGAAAGGTACAACTCTTtaccttttattaatttaagtaataaGAAGCTCTATAGTTTTTAAATGTGGATGCAGCCAACGACCTCTTGTTTCATATGTTATCATTTTTTCTGTTTGTTCATGTAGTTCTTCCAATTTGAATCCGTCCTGCTACTTCTTTCACTTAaacaatcttattattttgtagGTTTACTTACTATCGGGAAACAAATTGAAGAGATTTAAACAAAGCAAAAACAATGAATCAATCAACAATGCTAAATAAAAAGGGTTTGAAACCAAACAAAGCTAAAAGTCCATTGAAGAATCTGGATGTTGATATGCAATACCGATCAAGTGCTGAATTGGCCAACAAATTCAAGATTAAGAGAGAACAACTTGCAAATGAACGCAATGATAAAGCTAAGAAAGAGCAGGCACCAATATCACATAAAACAAAGAATTTTGAGGATTTCATTCCACAACAAGGAAAGAGTAAATTGCTTGGGCACAAATCAGTCATTCAATCGTCTTCAAGGGAAGAGCTTAGAACCTTACGCATGATTGCAGGGAAAGGACAAACTAAACAGAGGTTATTTCAATTTGAAGATTCCATTCAAGATAATGGAACTAAACTTCCTATGAATAATTCTAGGTTCCATACGTCATTCAATAAAGATGTTACTGCTTCAGCACATGCGACTGGAACAACACTAGGTAATGGAGAGGCACGACATGATATTCTTGATCTACCGAATTGCAAACAGGTAAAGAGGAAGCCGGTCATACCAGCTAGTACTCTTGATCAGTTTCTAAAAGATCAAGGGATACACAAAGATGATGAAACAAAACGTGACAACAACACAACAAGTGATGTCGAATTTATGCATACTCCTATTATTAATGAACATAACAAAGGATTGGATGATCGTGTGGAACAAGAAGAGGAAATTGACATTGATTGTATTACAAAAGGTATGTTTTAAACCTTCTAAGATTTAGAACTcgttataaaagaaatatcttaTTTCATGTCTATTACATCAATCTAGAAATGTCGAAGCCAAAAAAAGTTCGAGGACATACAACATGTAAGGATATTCATGCAATAAAtttggaagaaagaaaggaggtGACATTTGATAAAGGACAAGCGGTGGGACCAACTAATAAGATAGTGTCACAATTAAGCAACTTTATAGGAACAATTGCAAGGAATCCTAGATTCATCAGCTTGATGTACACTAGTTGGCATGTGGTGCCAAATGATACTAAAAAGCGCATGTGGGAATACGTCAATGTAAAAACAACCACTCTTGAGAATTCATATTGTTTTTACTTActgaaactaaatatattttattttgcatagtCCAAATTTCTACTTCCAGTAGAAGGAAAGAAGTGGGTGATGGCTGGTCTTTATGATGCTTGGAGGCGACacaagcaaaaaattaaaaagaatttttttgataaaaacagtacccttgaggatatgctagCAAAATGTCCTGATGGCATTCCACATAATGAATTCCGCCAGTTGATCGAGTATTGGAAACACCGAACTGTTCAAGTAGGgttaaaatggtgcattttcacTCATCGACTAATTCTGTGTCATATCTATTCTTTTTATACATATCAATTCAATTATCTCTTTGTTTTTAACAATAGGCTATATGCGagatgaattctcaaaacaggaaaaaacaaaagtggAGGCATCGAATGGGACCTATTAATTTTGCTAGAGTACGTGTGGCATTGGTAATACTTAGTTGACATTTCATACAgaatttgattttcattttttgtactttataaGAACTtactgattttttaaaatttcttttgatataatttgtaGCGTGCAGCCAAAGACAACAACGAAGAACCATCAAAACCTGAAATATTTATTGCAACTCGTACCAAGACGGTAAAGGAAATCCAGGCTGATACCCAAATTGCAATAGTAAGTTTTTCAAAGAGGATTATTAGTGAACTTTATTCAGACTTAACATTTATATTGTGGGGAGTTTgattacattaaattttaatcacgtatgccttcttcttcttcttcttgtgcaAATTCGAGGAGATATCAATTATTTGTCGAcattgttaaattattttttacgaaaatttttcataatgttttaatgCTTGATCGCTATCATAGGATTGGAAATGAAATAGTACTTACAATTCACTATGGATGCCAATTTTATTCAATAGGCTGAACTTCAAAATCGCCAAAATTCTAGGGAAATTGCTGATGATGCATTTAGGGCAGTGTTTGGAAAGGAGCAGCCTGGTCGAGTTAGGTGCTATGGTAGATCAGTGACAACAAGTTCTTTGAAGAAAGATGAGGAAATTAACAATCTAAAACAAAAGCATGTCGATGAAATCACTTCTCTAAAGGAAGAATTGAGAGAAGAAATGCGACATTTATTCACTCAATTGCTGCAAAACAACCCTGGATTGAATTTTCAAGATATACCAGGGTGTGTTGGATCTAACCTTGTTTCACCTATTGATGCAAGTAGTGCACAAGCTGTAAGAGGCACAAATCTTCCATTTTCTTCGGGGTCAGCTCAAGATTCGGTTCTTCAAAAGGTATTTTCTATTTCAAATTCTCTGTTAATAGTGTCAATATTGTTTTTATTCTAGTTTAGTTATTGTTCTTGGtaatgaaattcaaaacttatttttacttgtctaaGTTTAGTCCACCAATTTATAACTGTTaagaatgtttttgtttttggtttaaGCATTCGAATGGTTAGTTGAATAATTGTTCTTTTAGTATTGTGCAATTGAGGAGTTATGGCTAACACATTAATGTGCTGCAGCCTGTGATTAAAATGTCTACATTCTCGACAATTATAATACTATTGTTATTAGTATAGAGTTTAATTGTTTGCAAACCTTTACCTTTGTAGGGTAGAGAAACCATCTAGAGCTTGACCATTAATAGAAGATCTTGTGGGtagatttattatgtttgatagATCCTCAATGGTTACTTGTTCACTGTCTGTTAAATCTTTACCTTGTTCAAGATTTTTTTGTGTCTTTTTATAGCATTCCTTCTCTTCTTACTAAACATTTCTCTTGTctgtattttttgtttgtgtcttttttgttcactgtgtgATGATGAACCTTGCCCTAGAGATTACttctcttggaatatgggtactgggattactgagattacttctttgaacttcatgatgaacctgcaggacggaccgtcatagactcgacagaccgtcgtagactccgtaaccccacacttagacttccccatcttccttcagcagctgcactatgctgccacctacggaccgtcacagacacgacggtccgtcaagggtctccgttccaaaacactttaaactcttggaatatgggtactgggattacttctctgaacttcataacgaacctgcatgacggaccgtcacagtcacgacggaccgtcgtggattCCGCAACCCCACACTTagttaaactcttggaatatgggtactgggattacttctctgaactttatgacgaacctgcaggacggaccgtcacagtcacgacggaccgtcgtggtctccgtaaccccacacttagttagacttccccatcttccttcagcagctgcactatactgcagttctttgaaaatatcatgtcatgttgttatgtattgatttttgtggaCACTTCTAAACTATGCTATGAACCTTGTTTCCAGTGGTCATCATTGGTTTGTTTGAACTACTTGtgtgtaatttttacattgaagtttacaacagaagactgcacaaattaaacttttgaagtttaatttttgagaGCCAACAACAGAAGACTGCACAAATATTGTAGTCCTtataatgtgtaatttttacattgaaattgtatttagatttggatTGGTTGTCTTACAGTGAATTCTCTCTGATTATGCACTTCCACAATTCATcacaaacttataattttattttaaatgtgcaggaaaatgcaggtaattgaatttgaatttggtcAGAAGTAAACTCGATCCATTGTggcaaaagatgaagaaatttttgtattgttgtcatataattttgaatgacacttttgggtttttggaacttgttgatattagagatctttaagcaatcactttctatgttttggttgtacatgaaatatttctcgaagtttatttgaaatatttagcttcaatttaataattaattagttcattttgtgttttaggtcacttgtatgtatgtaaatatattatatatatttgtgctacatgtaggcttataaatgttgaagttacactttgtaagtgttgctttaggtagatataaagttacactttgtaagtgttgctctagatgagatataaaatcaacactttataagtgttgctatagatgagatataaagtaaCAATTTTTAAGTGTTGCTATAGCAGACATATAAAGTAACACCTTAtaagtgttgcaatagatgagatataaagttacactttataaatgttggaatagatgaccaataaaaggcaacactttttaagtgtgcccaataaatctgaaaaggcaacgcttttaagtgtagtctaacaaaaaataggtgttgctaatgcacgtcttcaaagcttgcccttatacctatttggctacgctttataagtgttgccaaagatggcaacatttaaaaagtgttgcctaatgcCAAAGG
The sequence above is a segment of the Solanum lycopersicum chromosome 10, SLM_r2.1 genome. Coding sequences within it:
- the LOC138338779 gene encoding uncharacterized protein — protein: MNQSTMLNKKGLKPNKAKSPLKNLDVDMQYRSSAELANKFKIKREQLANERNDKAKKEQAPISHKTKNFEDFIPQQGKSKLLGHKSVIQSSSREELRTLRMIAGKGQTKQRLFQFEDSIQDNGTKLPMNNSRFHTSFNKDVTASAHATGTTLGNGEARHDILDLPNCKQVKRKPVIPASTLDQFLKDQGIHKDDETKRDNNTTSDVEFMHTPIINEHNKGLDDRVEQEEEIDIDCITKEMSKPKKVRGHTTCKDIHAINLEERKEVTFDKGQAVGPTNKIVSQLSNFIGTIARNPRFISLMYTSWHVVPNDTKKRMWEYVNSKFLLPVEGKKWVMAGLYDAWRRHKQKIKKNFFDKNSTLEDMLAKCPDGIPHNEFRQLIEYWKHRTVQAICEMNSQNRKKQKWRHRMGPINFARVRVALRAAKDNNEEPSKPEIFIATRTKTVKEIQADTQIAIAELQNRQNSREIADDAFRAVFGKEQPGRVRCYGRSVTTSSLKKDEEINNLKQKHVDEITSLKEELREEMRHLFTQLLQNNPGLNFQDIPGCVGSNLVSPIDASSAQAVRGTNLPFSSGSAQDSVLQKHSNG